TGAGCCGCAGTATCGACAGGGTAAAAAAAGAATAGGTGTTGAAATTTTGTTTACAGGTCTTAAAGGAGGCCATTCTGGTGCGGACATTCATATTGATTTAGGAAATTCTTTGAAGTTGATGTTTTTTGCTTTGAATACGCTCAGAGGAAGTATGAGATTTGAGATTGGGTATATATCTGGTGGAGACAAGAGCAATGCTATTCCTAGGGAGGCAAAGGCATTAATATTAATTGAGGCTGAGCATTATGTTTTATTAGAGAAGGAATTAGAATCGTTTAAATCTTGTGTGCAAGAAATGTGTACTCTTGATTCTGATTTTGAAATTATTTTAAGAAAAGTAGATTTTTTTGGTGATGTTTTGGATGATATGGATCAGAATAAGCTTTTAAGTATGGGCATGGCTTTTTTGCATGGAGTTCAGAAAGTTGAGAATTATGATGAAAAACTTATTAGGACATCTTTAAATTTTGCTAGTCTTTTAAAGGTTGGTAATGAGTACCAATTTGTATTTACAATAAGGTCTCTTTTAGATATTGAAAAGGAGTATATTTTTAATCATTTAAAAGCTATTAGTAGTCTCGCAGGTGCTAATTTTAAAATCGTTTATGATTATTCTTCGTGGAAGCCGTCGAAGGATAGTAAACTTTTGAATCATCTGAAGAATGTATACAGAGATATGTATTTGGAAGAGGCTAAAACCGTAATGATTCATGCTGGTCTTGAGACTGGGATAATATCTACAAGATTTGGAGGGATAGATTCAGTTACAATTGGTCCTTGGATTGAGGCTCCTCATACGCCAAGAGAGCGAGTTAATATAGCTTCGACTATTAGAGTTTATAATTTCTTAAAGAAGAGTTTAGAAACTTTATCATAAGTTTTATATTTTAATGTTGTTTGATTTTGATTGTGTGGTTTAGTTGACTTAGGTATCAAATATGATAAAATAAGTTTACGCATAGTTGCATATAGTTGGTGATTGTAGCTCAGTGGTTAGAGTCCCGGGTTGTGGTTCCGGTTACGCGGGTTCGAGTCCCGTCGATCACCTTTTATTTTGTTAAACTGCACCCATGGCTTAATTGGATAGAGCGTTGGACTTCGAATCCAAAGGTTGCAGGTTCGAGCCCTGCTGGGTGTAAAACGTTAGTTTCATACTTGAAAAAGCTTTTTAAGTTTTGTATACTACCTAAAGTAGGCAGGAGTGGTGGAATTGGCAGACACGCTAGACTTAGGATCTAGTGCCTTAGGCATGTGGGTTCGAGTCCCACCTTCTGTAATGAATGCGAAAGTAACTCAGGGGTAGAGTGCCACCTTGCCAAGGTGGAAGTCGCGGGTTCAAATCCCGTCTTTCGCTTAGGTTTAGTAATTATTAACATTAATTCATTTTAGTTAGAGGAATATTGTGATATTAAATAATGATGTAAAATTGATTCCCGGTTCTAAGGTTGAGGCTGTTATTAGAATTTCGAAAGAATTTGTTAAAGGTAAGTACAATGAGATTTTGCAAGATTATGCTTCTCGTATTAAGGTTAGAGGTTTTCGGGTAGGGAAGATTCCTTTTAGTATTATTGAAGGTAAATAT
The DNA window shown above is from Borrelia anserina Es and carries:
- the pepD gene encoding beta-Ala-His dipeptidase, with product MESIVIRYFRQITRIPRCSKNLKGISDFIKEEAKKFGHSFKEDDIGNIVVEVKANGCSKVFPIILQAHIDMVCEKNESIVHDFEKDPINIIEDNGYFFASGTTLGADNGIGVAMMLAIMSESSTFRHPDLELLFTVDEEIGLIGAIGLESHFCRGQMLINLDGEEEGYFLVGCAGSRLVQISFEPQYRQGKKRIGVEILFTGLKGGHSGADIHIDLGNSLKLMFFALNTLRGSMRFEIGYISGGDKSNAIPREAKALILIEAEHYVLLEKELESFKSCVQEMCTLDSDFEIILRKVDFFGDVLDDMDQNKLLSMGMAFLHGVQKVENYDEKLIRTSLNFASLLKVGNEYQFVFTIRSLLDIEKEYIFNHLKAISSLAGANFKIVYDYSSWKPSKDSKLLNHLKNVYRDMYLEEAKTVMIHAGLETGIISTRFGGIDSVTIGPWIEAPHTPRERVNIASTIRVYNFLKKSLETLS